The stretch of DNA GCGGAACTACCGCTGCGCTTCTATTTGCAAAATAATGGGTATGTGTCCAGGAAGTAGTCATATACTTGCATAGACGATTTGTTTTGCATATTATATATTCGCTGTAGAAGGTTATTTGTTTATGAGCCTGGGAGAACGGGCGTAAAATATTTAAAGAGGAAGTGGTAATAATGAAGATAAGCGAAATATACCAGTATGTAGTGACCAGGGGTATGGAGAGGGATCCCCGTGGATCCGAAGCGGTTACCCGGCAGTTGTCCCAGGCCAAAAAGCAATATGATGATTTAAAGGAAGATGAAAAAAAGGACTTTGATACTGATCGCCTGTCAAATCCCTATAGTGATACCCGGGTGCTTTACGGTGACCCGGAAACGGAAGTGCGGCGTATGCTGGTAGGGATTGATATAGAAGTGGGTGAAGTGCTGCTGGCGGATCGCCTGGGGGATAAAGGGTCCAAAATAGATTTAATCATGTCTCATCACCCGGAAGGTAAAGCGCTGGCGGCGCTGTACGATGTTATGCATTTGCAGGAGGATATATTGGCCCAGTTCGGCGTGCCCATAAATGTAGCCGAGGGTATTATGGTATCCCGCATTAATGAGGTTAAGCGCGGTTTACTGCCCATTAACCACAACCGAGCGGTGGATGTGGCCAGGATTCTTGGTATACCGCTGATGTCCGCCCATACAGTGGCGGACAACCAGGTGACCAGTTACTTGCAGGAACTAATGGATAAAGAAAAACCCGATACCCTGGGCGATATACTCAAAATTCTTAAAAAAATACCTGAATACGCAGAGGCCGCCAAATATAACACTGGTCCAACCATTGTTGTGGGGAGCAAAAGCCGACGTGCCGGTAAAATACTGGTGGATATGACAGGCGGGACCGGCGGTTCGGAAGACGCCTATGGCAAACTGTCTCAGGCAGGGGTGGGTACGCTTTTGGTTATGCACATAGGTGAAAAACACCGCAAGGAAGCCGAAAAGAACCACGTTAATGTAATCATTGCCGGGCATATGGCCAGCGATTCGCTGGGCATGAATCTGCTGTTGGATGGCCTGGAGGAAAAGGGCGTGGAAATTGTACCTTGTTCGGGGTTAACCAGGCATAAACGCATTAGTTAGCCTTGTGCCCTTTATGACAGTTAAACCTTGACCTGAGTAAGTGCCGGCGGTGTGGTGAAAATGTATTCACTAATAGCAAGGAGCAGAATTTATCATGAGAAAACCGGAATTACTGGCGCCGGCGGGTAGTTGGGATGCGCTGGTGGCGGCGGTGCAAAACGGTGCGGACGCTGTATACCTGGGTGGCAGGCGTTTTAACGCCCGCCACAGCGCGGACAATTTTGACGATGATGCACTGGCCAGGGCTGTAGAATATGCCCATGTGCGTGGCGTAAAAATCTATGTAACAGTGAATATATTACTGGCCGACACAGAGCTAAGGGAGGCCGTTCGCTTTTTGCATACTGTTTACAATGCAGGTGCCGATGCTGTTATTGTGCAGGATCTGGGGCTGATTCGGCTTGCCCGGCGGGTGATACCTGAGCTGGAACTGCACGCCAGCACCCAGATGACGGCACATAATGTGCCTGGTGCTGCGTTTTTACGGGAAGCGGGTATTAGTCGCGTTGTACTGGCCAGGGAGCTGGATCTGGACTCGGTGCGGGAAATACGCAAAAGGGCGGGTGTGCAAGTGGAAACATTCGTCCACGGTGCCCTTTGCGTATGCTATTCCGGGCAGTGCCTGATGTCCAGCATGATCGGAGGGCGCAGTGGCAACCGGGGACGGTGTGCCCAGCCCTGCCGTCTTGAATACCGCCTGGTGGACGACAGGGGAAAGCCGGTGGCTGATTACGAAAAGGTGGGGGATTACCTGCTAAGCCCGCGGGATTTAAATATCAGCCCTCATATTCCGGAATTAATTAAAGCTGGTATCGATTCTTTTAAAATAGAGGGAAGAATGAGGCGCCCCGAATATGTGGCCACAGTGACCAGGATATACCGCTCTTTAATTGACCGGGCAGCCGGAGGTGGAGAGTACGACGTAAGCGGTGAAGAAGTTGGGCAGCTGGCCCAGATTTTTAACCGTGACTTTACCACGGGTTATTTTTTAGGTGTGCCGGGCCGGGATCTAATGAGCTATAAACGACCCAACAACCGGGGTGTGAGGCTTGGCCGGGTGCGTTCTTATAATCGCGAGACTATGCGGGCGGAAATAGAACTGGAGGCCCCGCTCAGGGTGGGTGACGGTGTAGAAGTGTGGGTGACCCGGGGAGGCCGCGTAGGCACTGAGATAAACCAAATATTCGTGGGCGGAAAAAAGACTTCATTCGCTGGTGCTGGTGAAGTGGCGGTGCTTAGTTTGGATGGACATATTCGGCCCGGGGACAGGGTATTTAAGACTCATGATGTGCAGTTGATGGAAAGTGCTGTACAGACGTATTCCTCCAGCCGGGAAACGCGGCGCATACCGCTTGATTTCAAGGTGCGGGCCCGCTTGGGCGAGCCAATGATATTGGAAGCGGCTGACCCGCAAGGGGTTACTGCCCGTGCCGCCACCAATACTGTGACCGAGATTGCTCAAAAAAGGCCGCTGACAGAGGAATTTTTAACCGAACAATTGGACCGGCTGGGTAACACACCTTTCGGGCTAAATAAACTGGTATGTGACTTGGGTGATAATATAATGATCCCGGTTAGGGAGATAAACGATGTGCGCCGGCGGGTGGTAGAACAGTTAGCAGCGACCAGGGCAGCGTTACGCAAACCGGCGCCTCTGTCTGCTGCTTCAATTGAAAATAAGCTATCTGTTGTATTGGGTGAGAAGGAAAGTGAGTGGTCCGCCCAATTCCCGGTGCTGGCTGTTGCGGTGGGTGGTGCGCCGGAGGTGCGGGCTGCGGTTAATAGCGGTGCTGGGCTGGTTTACTTCAGCGGCGACCGCTTTAGGAGCAGGAGCAATGTTACTGCAGCTGAAATTCAACAGGCCAGGCGATTATGTAGTGATGCCGGGGTTGAATTTTATCTAACCACCCCCCGTATTGCCCACGACCGGGAGATAAAACAATATTTACCGTTTCTAAAATCTTTACTGGCAACAGAGCCGGATGGTATAATGATTGCCTCCTATGGTTGGCTGCCCATACTGCGCCAATTGACCGGTTTGCCCCTGGTCACTGACTTTTCGCTGAATGTGTTTAACCGACAGAGTGTGACGTTTTTAAAGGAACATGAGATTGAGCGGGTTACCTTATCCACCGAGCTTACCGGGGAACAAATCAAACACCTGGTTGACCACTCCCCGGTGGAAACCGAGGTTATCGTGCATGGCGCATTACCGCTGATGGTGTCTCGATATTGCGCGGTGGGCAGCGTCCTTGGCGGCAAGGGTGAAGACACTACCTGCTCAGTACGGTGCCGCGATGCATCATTTGCACTGCTGGATCGTAAAGGAGTGATATTTCCTGTGGAAACAGACCAGCATTGCCTGATGCACATATTTAATTCCAGGGAGCTGTGCCTTTTGGACACCCTTCCTTATTTAGTGCAAGCGAGACCTGCTGTGCTGAGAATTGAGGCCCGCCGGGATAATGAAAATTACGTAGCGCGTACGGTTAAGGCATACAGGCAAGTTTTGGACAGCCTGCGCAGCTACCCTGATCGCCTGCCGGATTTGCAGGCTATGATGCAAAAACTGGTGGAAGGGGGGCCGGGTTTTACCCGGGGGCATTATTATAGGGGAGTAATGGATTAAAAAGTGTCTGGTTTATATTACAGTCATATTTAAGCAGGGAGAGATTATGGACGAACGCAATTTAAAAAGGCTGGAATTTGACCGGGTAAAGGAGAAATTAGCTGAATTTGCGGTATCAACACCTGGCCGGGAGCTGATTGGTGATCTGGTCCCATTCAGTAACCGGGATGAGATAGTTAACGCCCTTGAGGAAGTCACTGAGGGGAGGGAGCTCTTGCGCCTGGACCCCACCGCGCGGCTGGGAGGGTGGAATGATGTTCGTCAGCAGGCACGCCGTTGTGAGCGGGGAGCCCTTTTGGATCCCCAGGAGTTGTGGCATGTACTGCAAACCCTCACGGCCTGCAGGCAGATTAAAAACTTTTTTAGCGAGAGGCAAGACAGTTACACCCGTTTAAATGAAATAGCAATGGGATTAGGAAGTTTTAAAGATCTGGAAAAGATGATTGCCTCTGCCATAGCTCCCGGCGGTGAAGTGTTGGACCGGGCTTCGGAGCGGTTGTTTAATATCAGGCGCCGGCTGGCGTCGGCACAGCAGAGGATCAAAGACCGGTTAAATGAAATCATTCGGTCAACCAGCTATCAAAAATATTTGCAGGATCCTATTGTGACCATGCGTGAAGGTCGTTACGTGGTACCTGTCAAGCAAGAATATCGATCCCAGTTACCTGGTATCGTGCATGACCAGTCAGCCAGCGGGGCTACCCTATTCATTGAGCCAATGCCGGTAGTTGAGGCCAACAATGAAGTACGTGGACTCATGGCAGAAGAAAAGCAGGAGGTAACCCGTATTTTAACGGAGCTTTCTGCTGCAGTGGGCCGACAGGCTGAAGAGTTGCTTTATGCCCTGGAGAATCTGGCCAGACTTGATTTTATTATGGCCAAAGCCCGCTATAGCGAGAGCCTGGATGCCTGGGCACCATGTATTGCAACAGAGGCCAAACTGGACATCCGGCAGGGCAGGCATCCCCTTCTGCCGGTGAAGGCTGTGCCCATCAGTATTCAGTTGGGCGAAGCATTCGACATGCTGGTGATTACGGGACCTAATACCGGCGGCAAAACGGTTTCCCTTAAAACTGTGGGTTTGTTGGTGCTTATGGCCCACTCGGGATTGCATGTGCCTGCGGAAGATGGTACGCTAATTGGTATGTTTGACCAGGTATTTGCTGATATTGGTGATGAACAAAGCATTGAACAATCCCTGAGCACTTTTTCATCACACACCATCAATATTGTTAATATATTGAAAAAGGCCGGCAATAAAAGCCTGGTGCTGCTGGATGAGCTGGGTGCGGGTACCGACCCCACCGAAGGATCTGCCTTGGCCCGTGCTATTTTGGATCAGCTGCGGCAGCAGGGGGCCAAAGTAGTGGCTACTACTCACTATGGGGAGTTAAAAAGTTATGCCTTTGCTAACGAGCGGGTGGAAAACGCCAGTGTGGAGTTCAATTCTCAAACATTACGGCCTACCTACCGTCTGTTAATTGGACGCCCCGGCCGCAGTAATGCCTTTGAAATAGCACTGCGCCTGGGACTGAATGAATCTGTAATTCAGAGGGCCAGGGGGTTTCTTACCGAGGAGCAGGTGCAGGTTGCCGACTTGATGCGGGAATTGGAAAATGCTCGCGTTCAGGCTGAGCAGGAGCAGGCTGAGGCGGAAAAAATCCGTCGTGAAGCTGAGCAATACAGGGAACAATATATGGAACTGGCAGAAAAAATACGTCAGCGCAAAGATGAGATAATTACCCGTGCAGTGGCCGATTCCAGGGAAATGGTTAAAAAGGCCAGGCTAGAAGCTGAACAATTGGTTGAAGAGCTGCGGGCTGCGTTGAAAGAGCAAACGACCCACAACCGGGAACAATCGATAAGTAACGCCAGGCAGTGTCTCAAGCAATTGCAGTTGAAAATTGATGCTAAAGCACCTCAGAATGCTTACGAACATCCCACTGAAGCCGTGACCAATGTAAAACCGGGGGATGAAGTTTTTATACCTAAATACGGGCAGCGGGGGGTGGTGCTGGAGGCACCGGGTCAGGATGACCAGGTGCAGGTGCAAGTGGGCATGATTAGAATGACCATTGCCCGCCAGGAGCTGCGCCGGGCTGCGACAAAAGAGACTGCCCGGCCACGGCGCACAGGCGTTGGCCAGCTGGTACAGCAAAAGGCCAGGGATATATCTCCCCGTCTGGACATGCGTGGTATGCGTGTGGATGAAGGGCTGGCCGAGGTGGAAAAATACCTGGACGATGCCTGTGTGGCCGGGCTGCCGCTGGTGCAGCTGGTGCACGGCAAAGGCACTGGAGCGCTGCGTTCCGCAGTGCAAAAGTTATTAAAGGAGCACCACCGGGTCAAAACATTTCGCCTTGGTGAACAGGGTGAGGGAGGCAGCGGGGTAACAGTTGTTGAATTAAAATAAAGCATAGTATAGCATAATAAACCCTTAACCCGGGTTGGGTTAAGGGTTTATCCATAAACTTTTTACTTAAAAAATTATCTACAGTCTCGTTATTGGTTTAAAACGACCGCGGTAATCAATCATTCGTATTTACCGGTCGATCATCATCATTCCTACCGTTATCCCTGCCATTATTCCTATCGTTATTCCTATCATTTTCGTCACTATTATCCTTTGAATCATCCCCATCATCTTCTTCCGGATTAATTAAACCATCGACTCCGTGTACATCACATATTTTAGTTGGTACCCGCATATTGTAATCCGCTGTTGAAGGCGATGCATACGACGACTTCAGCATTACCCGGGTGATTCTCTCCGGGCAATACTCGTTGGGTAATAAGCCCGAGGTGGCACACACTTCAACTAATACATGCGTATCGTCGTATTTGGTCGGTTCGGTACCGGATGCAAAAAGATCAGTTACCATATGTTCCGGCGGTGTATTGGAACCGGGTCTAAGCCCTGATTTACTATCCACGGTGGCTGATATTATGCCCTGCGGCCTGATAAAATCATGAGACGGAATCCTTTGGTGCGCCTGACTCATAACTTCTCGCCATATTTTAGCGGGATAGGTGCCCCCATAATCTTGGGGCATCTTTACAGGAATGTCGTACCCGATCCAGACCACCCCTACTAGATCCTGCGTATAGCCGGCAAACCATATATCCTTGCCCTCATCGGTGGTACCTGTTTTACCGGCTGCCGGGCGCCCAATTTGCGCGCCGGTGCCGGTACCGTATTGGACAACCGATTTCATCATATCGGTCATTAAATAGGCAGTGGTTTCCTTCATGACCCTGCGGGGGGCAGGTTCTGCTTCAAATAAGGTAGTGCCGTTATAATCCTCCACCCGTAATATAGAAACAGGGCTGTTATAAACTCCAAGGTTGGCAAAGGCAGCGTAGGCTGCCGTTAATTCCAGCGGGGTTACCCCATACGTTAGACCGCCCAGCGCTATGGCAGGTCCCGTTGGCTCAATGTTAATGTTCATACGGGCAGCAAACTCAACAGCATTGGAAATTTTTACGTGATCCATTAAGAGTTTGACAGCCACAATATTTACTGAATGGGTCAGTGCAGTGCGCAGGGTTATTAAGCCCCGGTAGCCGCCCCCTGAGTTACGCGGTGCATAATTGCCGTAACTACTATAAGTCACCGGTGCATCGTTAATGACAGTGGCTGGTCCCATACCCTTTTGGTCAATGGCCGGGCCGTAAGCCAAAATTGGCTTAATGGCCGAACCGGGCTGTCTCGGAGACATAGTGGCCCTGTTCAGCGATCTTTGATGGGTGTGTTCACGGCCTCCTATCAACGCTTTAATTTGACCTGTTTTGGGCTCCATAATCACCATAGCCCCCTGGGGTTGTAGCACATCATTGCTATCCCTCTGGGAGGCCGGAAAATTGGATTGGTTGGCCATTGCTTTTTCCGCGTAGGTTTGAATTTGCGGATCAAGGGTAGTGTATACTTTCAATCCACCTTTAAATACTTTTTCTTCGCCAAACTGCTCTACCAGTTGCTCGGTTACATAATCCACGAAAAATGGATAGGGGTACTTATTAACATTGGGATCACTATTTTTTAATTCAAATTCCTCGGCCTTGGCCTGTTGGTAATCTTCTTCGTTAATAAAGTCATATTGGTACATGTTATCCAGGACCTGGTTGCGATGTGACATGGCCACATCAAAATTTTGATAGGGTGAATAATTGTTGGGTGATTTGATCAGTCCTGCTAGCAAGGCGGCCTGGGCTATCGTCAAATCACCGGCATCCTTGCCGAAGTAAGTTTGGGCCGCGGCCTGTATGCCGTAAGCCCCTTCACCAAAATATATCCGGTTAAGATACATGGCTAAAATTTCTTCTTTGGAGTACCTGTTCTCCATTTTAAGAGCCAGGATAGCTTCCTGAATCTTTCTTTTAATGGTTTTTTCCGGGTTTAAAAATGATAATTTAACTAATTGCTGGGTAATAGTGCTGCCGCCCTGGAAATTGCGGTCCGCGCCAAAAATATGCATCGCGTCGTTAATAGCGGCACGGGCAATAGCTTCAATTCTAATTCCGTGGTGCTCATAAAATAAATGATCCTCAGCGGCTAAAAAAGCTTCTTGGACATGTAACGGGATCTGGCTTAATGAAACTTGGATCCGATTCTCGACACCAATTTGGGTAATTAGTTTATCATTGTTGTCATATATCTGGGTGGTGGTGGCCGGTATTAAGTTCTTTTCATTAAATGCAGGCAGATCTTTTAAACTTATCACTAGCAGTCCTGCAGCAGCGCAGGCCGAGATTAAAAAAAATACTAGCAATACAAGCAATGTAAGCCTGGTGGGATTAAGTTTTCTTTTTTTACGTTTTTTCTTTGTGGTCAAATAATATTCCCTCCCTTAGGGAATTCTACATCAGTTTATTCAACGCAATTATAACATAATACTAACAAAAGTATTAGCACAGAAATTGGCACCTTGTAACTGATATTGTATATTTGATATAATTTACAAATTGAGGCAATGGAAAGGAGTTATTGATAAAATGCTCAGCGTTGATAAACAGATGGAAATAATTAAAAGAGGCGTCGTTGAAATAGTGCCTGAAGAAGAGTTGATTACCAAGCTTAACAGATCAGTAAAAACGGGTGAACCTTTACATATTAAATATGGTGCGGTACTTTGAACTGGTTACCCCGAAAATATTCGGTTTTTTTTTTGCGTCTGATCCATATAGATATAACATAACCATTCGAAGCGGGGGGAAGCAAGGGGACGGTTGCTCTGCTTCCTGGTATCCTGGGGGTGAAATGGTGTTTAAAAAAAGAAGACCCTTTAAAAAATTATTCCTTATTGTATCATTATTTTTTTTAATGTTAACGATCTATTTTTTCTTGGATACGCGGGTGCGCCCTACTCTTTTTTCCATTGCCGAGATAGAAGCAACCCAGATGGCTGTGGCCGTAATTAATCAGACTGTGCAACAAGAAGTATCCGGCGGCGATATTGATTATCAGGATTTCATTACCGTGCACCGGGATTATAACGGGCGAGTGGCTTTAATGCAGGCCAATACAGTATGGATAAACCGGGTTTCCGCTGATATTACATTAGAAGTGCAAGAGAAATTGCAGGGTTTGAACGCGAAACAAATATCTGTGCCTATGGGCCAGCTATTAGGCAGTTATATTTTTGCTGACATGGGACCACATATTAAAATTAATATTCATCCAATGGGTACAGTTAGCGTAAATGTATTGGACCGTTTTGAACAGGCCGGTATTAATCAGACCAGGCATAAAATATACTTGGATTTTAGTACAATGGTGCGGGTGGTAATACCGCTGCATAGCGGTGAGGTTAAAGTTGCGACCAAGGTGCCCGTGGCGGAAAGCATTATTGTGGGGGATG from Desulfoscipio gibsoniae DSM 7213 encodes:
- the yunB gene encoding sporulation protein YunB gives rise to the protein MVFKKRRPFKKLFLIVSLFFLMLTIYFFLDTRVRPTLFSIAEIEATQMAVAVINQTVQQEVSGGDIDYQDFITVHRDYNGRVALMQANTVWINRVSADITLEVQEKLQGLNAKQISVPMGQLLGSYIFADMGPHIKINIHPMGTVSVNVLDRFEQAGINQTRHKIYLDFSTMVRVVIPLHSGEVKVATKVPVAESIIVGDVPEAVINIPGGILGVDGK
- a CDS encoding endonuclease MutS2 yields the protein MDERNLKRLEFDRVKEKLAEFAVSTPGRELIGDLVPFSNRDEIVNALEEVTEGRELLRLDPTARLGGWNDVRQQARRCERGALLDPQELWHVLQTLTACRQIKNFFSERQDSYTRLNEIAMGLGSFKDLEKMIASAIAPGGEVLDRASERLFNIRRRLASAQQRIKDRLNEIIRSTSYQKYLQDPIVTMREGRYVVPVKQEYRSQLPGIVHDQSASGATLFIEPMPVVEANNEVRGLMAEEKQEVTRILTELSAAVGRQAEELLYALENLARLDFIMAKARYSESLDAWAPCIATEAKLDIRQGRHPLLPVKAVPISIQLGEAFDMLVITGPNTGGKTVSLKTVGLLVLMAHSGLHVPAEDGTLIGMFDQVFADIGDEQSIEQSLSTFSSHTINIVNILKKAGNKSLVLLDELGAGTDPTEGSALARAILDQLRQQGAKVVATTHYGELKSYAFANERVENASVEFNSQTLRPTYRLLIGRPGRSNAFEIALRLGLNESVIQRARGFLTEEQVQVADLMRELENARVQAEQEQAEAEKIRREAEQYREQYMELAEKIRQRKDEIITRAVADSREMVKKARLEAEQLVEELRAALKEQTTHNREQSISNARQCLKQLQLKIDAKAPQNAYEHPTEAVTNVKPGDEVFIPKYGQRGVVLEAPGQDDQVQVQVGMIRMTIARQELRRAATKETARPRRTGVGQLVQQKARDISPRLDMRGMRVDEGLAEVEKYLDDACVAGLPLVQLVHGKGTGALRSAVQKLLKEHHRVKTFRLGEQGEGGSGVTVVELK
- a CDS encoding transglycosylase domain-containing protein, producing the protein MTTKKKRKKRKLNPTRLTLLVLLVFFLISACAAAGLLVISLKDLPAFNEKNLIPATTTQIYDNNDKLITQIGVENRIQVSLSQIPLHVQEAFLAAEDHLFYEHHGIRIEAIARAAINDAMHIFGADRNFQGGSTITQQLVKLSFLNPEKTIKRKIQEAILALKMENRYSKEEILAMYLNRIYFGEGAYGIQAAAQTYFGKDAGDLTIAQAALLAGLIKSPNNYSPYQNFDVAMSHRNQVLDNMYQYDFINEEDYQQAKAEEFELKNSDPNVNKYPYPFFVDYVTEQLVEQFGEEKVFKGGLKVYTTLDPQIQTYAEKAMANQSNFPASQRDSNDVLQPQGAMVIMEPKTGQIKALIGGREHTHQRSLNRATMSPRQPGSAIKPILAYGPAIDQKGMGPATVINDAPVTYSSYGNYAPRNSGGGYRGLITLRTALTHSVNIVAVKLLMDHVKISNAVEFAARMNINIEPTGPAIALGGLTYGVTPLELTAAYAAFANLGVYNSPVSILRVEDYNGTTLFEAEPAPRRVMKETTAYLMTDMMKSVVQYGTGTGAQIGRPAAGKTGTTDEGKDIWFAGYTQDLVGVVWIGYDIPVKMPQDYGGTYPAKIWREVMSQAHQRIPSHDFIRPQGIISATVDSKSGLRPGSNTPPEHMVTDLFASGTEPTKYDDTHVLVEVCATSGLLPNEYCPERITRVMLKSSYASPSTADYNMRVPTKICDVHGVDGLINPEEDDGDDSKDNSDENDRNNDRNNGRDNGRNDDDRPVNTND
- a CDS encoding DUF3656 domain-containing U32 family peptidase is translated as MRKPELLAPAGSWDALVAAVQNGADAVYLGGRRFNARHSADNFDDDALARAVEYAHVRGVKIYVTVNILLADTELREAVRFLHTVYNAGADAVIVQDLGLIRLARRVIPELELHASTQMTAHNVPGAAFLREAGISRVVLARELDLDSVREIRKRAGVQVETFVHGALCVCYSGQCLMSSMIGGRSGNRGRCAQPCRLEYRLVDDRGKPVADYEKVGDYLLSPRDLNISPHIPELIKAGIDSFKIEGRMRRPEYVATVTRIYRSLIDRAAGGGEYDVSGEEVGQLAQIFNRDFTTGYFLGVPGRDLMSYKRPNNRGVRLGRVRSYNRETMRAEIELEAPLRVGDGVEVWVTRGGRVGTEINQIFVGGKKTSFAGAGEVAVLSLDGHIRPGDRVFKTHDVQLMESAVQTYSSSRETRRIPLDFKVRARLGEPMILEAADPQGVTARAATNTVTEIAQKRPLTEEFLTEQLDRLGNTPFGLNKLVCDLGDNIMIPVREINDVRRRVVEQLAATRAALRKPAPLSAASIENKLSVVLGEKESEWSAQFPVLAVAVGGAPEVRAAVNSGAGLVYFSGDRFRSRSNVTAAEIQQARRLCSDAGVEFYLTTPRIAHDREIKQYLPFLKSLLATEPDGIMIASYGWLPILRQLTGLPLVTDFSLNVFNRQSVTFLKEHEIERVTLSTELTGEQIKHLVDHSPVETEVIVHGALPLMVSRYCAVGSVLGGKGEDTTCSVRCRDASFALLDRKGVIFPVETDQHCLMHIFNSRELCLLDTLPYLVQARPAVLRIEARRDNENYVARTVKAYRQVLDSLRSYPDRLPDLQAMMQKLVEGGPGFTRGHYYRGVMD